Part of the Psilocybe cubensis strain MGC-MH-2018 chromosome 11, whole genome shotgun sequence genome is shown below.
CGGTGGCCCTCTTCTTGAGAATCACAGTAATCGCAGATACAAAAAGTGTAACGTAGACCCCTGACAAGCGGTTAAAATTCCACTGTGGATGGTAAAAAAGACATTGCTCTTACCATATAAGAATACCTGGAACGGAAGAAGGGCAAAGTGGTAAGGTTTAAACACAACATGGCTTGAAAAGCCTTCGTACCTCAATCCACACAGCGAATGTGTTTGCGACGTCAAAGGTAATACCGCCAGAGTCTGCGGGTCCTAGTGCCATGTCGAGAGGCTTCGTGGCTTCTGCGACGTGCGTCTGAATGGAAATTTAAAGTGAGTCGATTATTTGTGGCGATTAAGAAGTATTGTTCTTTTATAAGATTGGAATTTGAACATCATGCCTCTGGGAATAGTCctgaagtgagtgggaaAGGGTATGCCATGTTCAAAGTTTCAATTGAAAGTGTCCTTGCGGGTGACAGACACTTTCGTAATTAAGCGATGTATGTACCGGAACTAGCCGATTGTTGGGCAACCcctcaccatcaccaccgcTTGGCAGATGTGTGCTTGCACGCAACAGGTATATACATGCAGTAAGGTTCCTTCcagaaagaagaaatttaACTAACCATGAATTCAATAGGTGCAGTTAATGATACTCGGAGCAACTGTTCTTGAAAGACTGAGGCCTGGACCTAACACAGTCACAGAAATAATTTTTCTGCAGGCAACTGTCGGAACGGCAGTTGCTTTAGGAATGAATGAACGAATATGTAAGTTACGTTTGCGACTAACTGTGGACCCTGATCAGCTCTGTTTATGTTAGCCAGTGCCTTTGCTCCAATTCAAAGTTTTTTCTGATTGGATCAGTTTTATCCAATCCAGGACCCAATCATTGCCAGAACCTACGTGCGTACGGCCAAAGGCTCGGTCAGCTCATTGAATATTGTGATAGGACAGGGACAGAATGCGCTCACCTAGGTCGGACTTGGTATGTGTCATCTCTTTGTCACGCTCAGAGGCTACGGTAATAAATGGTTTACAGTAATCTTTATGTTGGTTAAACCATTTCGTGGAATCGAAGTTTCAGTAATATTGTTCAGTTTTTGAGCCTTCTTTAACTCGTGTATGATAACTACAATTTACTGATCATGATACCTCTACAACTATCTTCACAGCGCTTACGCCCTTCTTCCACTCATCTAGAGCCGAGTTTAGCGCTTTCAAGCCCCCCTCGACAATATGCATTCTCGGGCTTGGTGAATACTCTCCTTTTTCCAGCTTCTCTTTCAGCCAAATTCTGTAGACAAAGTGAATCAGCTCTTGTATCTTTGTTGCGTCTCCTTCTGCCTCTACAAACTtaaccaccaccccctctgCCTTAGGCGAATCCTCGGTCAAGGGTACCGCAGAGGCCAACCTAGCCGGACCCTCTGCTTTGGTTTTTTGTAAAATTTGCTGACATTCCTTCAACTGACCGACTGCATCGTACCCAACTTGAATGACCACCCCGTCCTCCTTCACCGCCCTAACAATGTTGTCGACAACGTTCGGATCTTTATAGTCGAACAGTCTATCGGCCCCCAGGGTACTCAAATAACTGTGGTGCTTTACGCTGGCAGTAACATAAACCTTGAAGCCGAAAGACTTGGCGATTTGGATTGCATTGCTCCCCACACTGCTCGAACCTCCCCATATCAAAACCCCTTTCTTGTCCGCAGGCGTATACTTGGTGCCAAATGCAATACCGGCTTGGTAGAAACCTGCCCATGCCGTCAACACTCCCAGTGGCAATAATGTCGCTTCATTGAACTTTAGCGTATCGGGAATGGGAGTAACAAAGCTTGCAGGGACGATAACGCGCTCCTGGAACGCGCCGTAATCTGGGGCACATCCAAATAAATATGAGGGTGCGAAAGCTGCGACGCGGGCGCCGACCTGGGGTGCGTCGGCTGGTACGTTTGACCCTACCGCTTCGACATATCCTGCGATGTCTGACCCAATGATGGCAGGGTATGCGGCGATTGTAACTCCGTGGTGGCGCTGCTCCCAGTCAACTGGATTGATTGCAATGGCTTTGACGTTGATCAGAAGATCGTTGGGTCCTGGGGCGGGAGTGGGACGGTATGTTATCTCGAGAGGTCCTCCTTGTTTAGGTAGAATGGCTGCAAGGTGTTGGTTGGGGTAAGAAGACATAATGTACGCTCTGAATGTAATGCAATGAAGTCCACTTGAAAAAAGCAGACTCTTATATACTGTTCACCTTTGCAGATCAAAACCCGGTAGCCCTCAAACCTCGAACGGCGAAGTAGACCACTCAACTGTCGCTTATTCATATTTCTTCGCCGTGAACATTCGTAGTCCTGTCTTCATGCTAGCAACCGCCGCTAAAAGAGCTCGGTTTTTTATCTTTAGTCAGCGTTTATTCATTGTTGAAATATGTTGTTCTTCGGAAAGTCGGATACGAGTTAGGCATTAGGGACGTTGCTTTAAATAGCACTTAATAGGCGCCTGTATTTGGCGGCTATCAGGGTGTTGGACGGAGAGATAGAGTGGGAATTAAGGGGAAATTTGTAAATAACGTAAGAGGATATTTGAAGTCTGAACAATACTGTATAACTTTTGCTCGAAAATTGAATAATCAAATTTCTACTACCACTTTAACCCCACTGACACCTTCCTTCTATTCTTCCAAGGCAAGCTGTAGCGAACCCAAGCCTTTCCCAATCACCTGAACTCGGGGGCTGGGTGAAAACTCCGCCCTCTCCAGCCTTTCCTTCAGCCAAACTCTGAAAACGAAATCGATTACTTCATCAAACTTTGGACCAGATGATGTAGGCGCGACAAAGCCGATTTCTATGTCGTTAGTTTTAGGCGACTCCTCCGTCAACGCTGGAGCCGATGCGACTTTGGCGATTCCATTGCCCTTCACCCTTTGCAGAACCTTCAACGTATCTTGGAGGTCGCCAGTTGTGTGATATGCTAGTTGTACTGTCACACCATCTTCCTTTACGGCCTTGTCGATGTCGTCCATGAGTGTGTTGCTCCTATAATCAAATAATCAGTCTGCTCGTCTTCAGATAGTCGTGATGCTTTTTGCTTGCAGTGACATATGTGGTAAATCCGAGCAGTTTGGCAATTTGAATGACCATCGTGCCGACGCTCGATGCACCACTCCAGATTAAGAGACCCTGTTTGTCGGACGGCTTGTATGGAGTGGTAGAAGTAGGGATTCCCAGCTGATACACGATCCCGGTCCAAGCGGTTAAAAGAGCCATAGGAAGTATGCTTGCCTCGTTGAAGCTAACACGTCCATTTGGCAACGGGGTTACAAAATGGTCTGGGACCAGTACACGTTCTTGGAAAGCACCATAATTGGGAGAGCCGTTTAAGAGGAAGGTTGGGGCAAATGCAGAGACGCGAGTTCCCGGCTTGAGCTCCAGAGAGACAGAGGATCCCACCTCAATAATTGTTCCTCCTACATCAGAGCCAATAATGGCGGGGAAAACGTCAATATGGAAGCCAGTGTAACGTTGAAAATAGTCGAGTGGGTTGACTGCGACCGATTTGACTTCAATTAGGACTTCATTTGGTCCTGGAGTGGGAGTACTTCGAGGCTCGATGACAAATGGCGCGCCGACCGATGGGACCATTGCCGCAAGATGTTGACGAGAGGTGTTGGGCATGTTGTTATATGCGATGAAAAGTTAGAGAATCTTGTTGTCTGGTAGTTTCTGTAATCGATTCAGTATTCATCTACCAGGCTTTATAGGTTACCGAGAAGACTAAAACATAGAGAATCGATAATTACTGAAAGCGGGTGGCGACATAATCGCAGCCAATACAAGTGGTAGTAAGCGGCGTCGGAAGTGCAGTGATTCGGAAAGAGCACCGGTAAACTCAAATTTAGTGATGTCATGACTCAAGAGCAAACACCAGATGTCAATTTTATCAACATCTTTGGGAACAGTGCTCGGATAACCTTCGCGGCAGGCTGGACCAGCGAGAGAGCTCCCTTGTTGATGAAACGTAGATCATCGTTTGTGGTGAGTCAGCGAGTGCTTGGCTCTGCCTATTATTAGAACTTTTGCTTCGTGGAGCCGCCttcaaaattcaaacctGCCTTGCTTTTTGAACTTGAAAGTTTCAAGCTTCACCAGTCACTTTTAACGTCCATCACCAAATCTATCAAGAAAGCCAGATTGCTTAAACATCACGCGAAGCTTAACCTTGCGTCACAATCCACATAAAAAATTGATTGTTAAGACAGAAAGTCGAGAAAGTACAAAGACTAGAGTGAAGACAtatagagaaagaaaaaggggaGGAAAGAGACGAGGGAGATTCCAGAAACATTGTAAGACAGAGACGAGTAGgaaaaaacaaatcaaaagaagagaaaaggtCTACGGTTAGAATGGTAAGTAGAGAAAATAATTATGTCTCAAGACTGTCCATGTCAAAGTCTAAATATGATGACATGAACGAGCCGAGAGGTAAGTAGTAGGTAAGTATCTATCAGCCGGAATGATAAGTTGACAGGTCTCCAGAGGAGATCGAGCCAACTGAGGGGTTtgaaccttttttttttgcttttcttcgtGAATAATGATGAAATGTGATGGTACTGGTGAAATAGCCCCAATCCAAGGAGGGAGATGCGAGTTGTGATCAACAGCGAGGCTGAACGAGGGTATTGATGTCATGAGCCAACTAGAGCCAGGAGGACATCAAGACAGTACAGGTAGTGCATCAGATGGTACGAGACAAGACAGTAAAGCGAATAACCGAGAGACCGAGCGAGAGTTGTCAACGATGAGGGCCAGTAAGCCATCATCGAAGTGATTGGACACTGGATGTGGCCAAAGTGAACGCGGGATGTTTGTTGGTCGTGATCGAAGGCAATTCGGCGCTGCAGACGAAAAGGAGGCAACCCTTAGGCCCTTCGTCTTCGATTCACAGAAGCAAAGAAGTCAACACTCGTCAGCGTTGCTCCCTCACCCTGCGCAATCGAACATCGCAAGGCCCGCCGTGAAGGCTGGATAACTCGTCAGCCATCCAGCCAGCCCGGAAAAGCCTTGCGATGCCGTAGAAAAATCGTCTCGTCAGACGACCTTTCCACAGACGAAACGGAACACTGGAAAGCCCGTCGACTTCCCAGGAACCCTAAGCCACCGAGATGATGCCAAATTTGTTCCGTCCTACGCAAACGCGTATGAAATTACCTGAAGAAAATCACATTAGATTTAGAAAAACATACATATGCACAGATTATGACAACTTACCCATATGATAACGGTGATTACATGTCCATTTCCGATGGACAAAAAAATTTGGTAGGGGGCGCGTTGGTGGATAAATAAATGTAGAGGGTTTCAATCTCTAAGCACGTAGAAAGCAATGATGAACACCTGTAAGACATCAAAAATACAACGTAGCGTACCTCCTTAGCCAACTGAGGGTAACGTCATGGAACAGAGAAGATATTAGCCCCGCCTAGAGAATTGTTTCCGGGGACGTTCGAGTTGGTGGGTAACCGTGAAATGTGTTCGATTTGGAGTGACAATGCCTCCATTGCATTATATTACGTGGCAGAGGCCTCCCCGCTCGTTGTAGAGATCTGAAAGTCGAGTCAGACGCGCATACATTGACATAAAATCATCAAAAGTACGCACGCTTTTTGTTGTTTACTATGTGCAGGATCGATAGAGCCAGTTCGAAGATTCGCAATCCAAGAAGAGTAACAGAAATTTGCCAGAGCGTATTTGGCAGATTCTGTAGTCATAAGAACGTCTCAAAGGACAGATAGGCAGCGTTGCAGAGAGTTTACAAGCTGCTTAGATGTTATGCGAAAGAGAAAGTGGTCTGAATCTGATCATCGTGATCAGCAGCGTAATTATGCATCAAGAAAGGAAGTACTCACCTAAAAGAGTCCTGATTTAATCACCAAACGTGTACGTGTATCCAATGGAGAAGACCATATGGTGGGTCCAGCCACAGTAACAGAAGAGCTCGAGACAAGATATGAACAAAACCAGATAAAGAAGCTAGATGCAAGATGTTCCAAGAGGAGGCTGGACGAGGATAAGAAATAACCACCCGTTACGAGATTTAACAGATAATAGAGATCTCCATGTCCAATCCAATGCTGATGGTAGCCAAGAATTCGAGTAAACAATAGATCCAAAGGATAGACGTCGAGAAAATACATCGTtgagaaaaaacgaaaataAAATCCAATGATACAAATCGAGAGACAGAAAAAGGCCAGAGTTCAAATTGAGGACCGCAGATAATTCGCGAAGCTCGAGAAGCCAAAGAACAAAACAGGGTTTGGAGGCCAGGGGCGGTAGATTGTAGAAAGGTCAAGAGACGaaggtaaaaaaaaaaccaattTCTTTGATGTTGTTCAGTCTTCAGCGTTGCCCGAATCGCCTTGGAGAGAAACAGAGATAGGAAGAAGTAGTGGGCGAAGGCCTGTGAGAGAATGCCCATTGTGGTCATTGTGGTTGGCCTGCTGGCGCTCCTTGGCAATAGCCAAAAGAGGAGCAGCGTAAGTACAAACATATAGTTGTTCTCGCCCGCAAACATTTTGACGACGCTCTCGGGAGCGTAAAATGGCTGTCGATATCTCGGAAAACATTGCATTATCGgagtcgtcgtcatcgtcatcgtcattgccgtcctcatcctcgagAATGAATGAAGTTTTGTCCTCGTGTTCTCCGCCCTCCTCGTATTGCCCGCCAATGTCGTGGACTTTAGAATCGACAGCGACAATGTTGGCAAGCTCTGGAGAAGAGACTGACTCGTCTTGGGAAATGTAAGAGTCTTGAGAGTACACTGATATAGAATCTGCCACAGAAGGAGAGGACTCAGGAAGTTCCAACTCCATGATGTGATAGACggcatcttcttcctcaatcATGGGCAAAACAGAGTTGTGGATGTAGTATAAACGTTGAATGCGTGCTTTCCCCTTCGGTCGTCGAACAGGCATGCCATTGGCGTCCATGGTGTACCTTGGGGTGGTAGAATGTTTGACAACATGCTTGGAGATTGACCAGCCCTTCATGGGCATGCGAGTTTGGGTGACTATATAAATCATCAGATAATGAGCGTATAGTTCAAAACATTTTGGTACTACCTGTTGACTTCGGTCGCTCAGAGAGATGTGGGAGAACGACCTTCTTGTGGGGAGGGACAACAAGAGACTTGGTCCCACAGAATGTCTCTTTGCTTGACCGGCGGTCAATTTTGTTCAATGGAAGTAGACGACGAACCGCAGAACGATTGTGGCCAACAGCAGCGGCATCGGCCAAAATGCTTTTGTTGGAATCCGCAAAGTAGAAGTTGAGGTCATTGATATTGTGTGTGGTCGGTCCAATGTTCATAAACTTTTCCGCATAGAACGAGCTTCGGCATTCACCAAAAGGATCGGTGTCTTTTACCATGACTCGCTCGGAGGAATTCTCGAAATCGGCGATATTCCGAGCAGCGGTTGACTTGGTGTTCTTCATGAGAGCCACATCAAAGTAGTCAATGGGCGCTAGCGTGGGGTTAAAAGTGGCGGATCTTTCAATCGGGCCATTGAATGTCGCCCGCCCAACTGAGATCGAATCAACTTGCAGGCCAAACACTGTAGCGCCTTCGATAAAGCGACTGCCCGAGGATTGAGCGCGTTCAACGATGGAAGGGGAAATGCCCATCACGTCCGCGTAGTCAGATATAATATCTTCTTCCATGGCTTCGCGTGTGGCGTTGATGCATAATATTGCTTTTTGGAAAAACTCGAGGACTGGACATGGCATAAGAGAACGCGTCAAAGCAGAAACAAATGGACCTACGCGTTCCACGCGACCTCAATTTCCTTTCAGGGACGCGTTTTTCGGACGCGTGAGGATCAGGGCAAACCAGATTAGG
Proteins encoded:
- a CDS encoding Dehydrogenase azaJ, yielding MSSYPNQHLAAILPKQGGPLEITYRPTPAPGPNDLLINVKAIAINPVDWEQRHHGVTIAAYPAIIGSDIAGYVEAVGSNVPADAPQVGARVAAFAPSYLFGCAPDYGAFQERVIVPASFVTPIPDTLKFNEATLLPLGVLTAWAGFYQAGIAFGTKYTPADKKGVLIWGGSSSVGSNAIQIAKSFGFKVYVTASVKHHSYLSTLGADRLFDYKDPNVVDNIVRAVKEDGVVIQVGYDAVGQLKECQQILQKTKAEGPARLASAVPLTEDSPKAEGVVVKFVEAEGDATKIQELIHFVYRIWLKEKLEKGEYSPSPRMHIVEGGLKALNSALDEWKKGVSAVKIVVEVS
- a CDS encoding Dehydrogenase orf1, coding for MPNTSRQHLAAMVPSVGAPFVIEPRSTPTPGPNEVLIEVKSVAVNPLDYFQRYTGFHIDVFPAIIGSDVGGTIIEVGSSVSLELKPGTRVSAFAPTFLLNGSPNYGAFQERVLVPDHFVTPLPNGRVSFNEASILPMALLTAWTGIVYQLGIPTSTTPYKPSDKQGLLIWSGASSVGTMAVKEDGVTVQLAYHTTGDLQDTLKVLQRVKGNGIAKVASAPALTEESPKTNDIEIGFVAPTSSGPKFDEVIDFVFRVWLKERLERAEFSPSPRVQVIGKGLGSLQLALEE